Proteins co-encoded in one Cydia strobilella chromosome 14, ilCydStro3.1, whole genome shotgun sequence genomic window:
- the LOC134747444 gene encoding uncharacterized protein LOC134747444, translating to MTAHSMFKLPIELVDDLGHWSVTKISQRGELIQKSDVIIYDEAPMAHKYLIHMLDRSLRDLLGSEKMFGGKEIIFAGRAILCTYNAGVEAINERVMGRLPNEPMHFFGVDKVVSEGPDELFFGPEALCRIQPNGVPEYDLVLKLKHGINIKEYKNLNSLLKRQSAGYKSKKSKIFNSENISKFLSEAPDDRFLAIKVESRSFPRVLPFAPAHLALSSGTCWRSLPLQYCSCDSVLFIAAVA from the exons ATGACGGCACATAGCATGTTCAAATTGCCCATCGAATTGGTGGACGATTTGGGTCATTGGAGCGTCACTAAAATATCTCAACGCGGGGAACTCATTCAGAAATCTGACGTCATCATCTACGACGAGGCCCCTATGGCACACAAATATTTAATCCACATGTTGGACCGATCGCTTCGAGATCTCCTGGGCTCGGAGAAAATGTTTGGCGGCAAAGAAATAATATTCGCCG GCAGAGCGATCCTTTGCACTTATAACGCTGGCGTGGAAGCGATCAATGAACGTGTGATGGGTCGGTTACCGAATGAGCCAATGCATTTTTTCGGCGTTGACAAGGTCGTCAGTGAAGGCCCCGATGAGTTATTCTTCGGTCCAGAGGCATTGTGTAGGATTCAACCTAATGGTGTTCCAGAGTACGATTTAGTGTTAAAA TTGAAACACGGTATTAATATTAAAGAATACAAGAATCTAAACTCGCTGCTGAAGCGGCAATCTGCGGGGTATAAAAGCAAGAAATCTAAAATATTTAACAgtgaaaatatttcaaaattcttGTCGGAAGCTCCCGATGACCGCTTTTTGGCAATCAAG GTTGAAAGCCGGTCCTTTCCCCGGGTCCTTCCTTTCGCCCCTGCACACCTGGCTTTGTCTTCTGGAACGTGCTGGCGCAGCCTGCCCTTGCAGTATTGTTCTTGTGACTCCGTGCTGTTCATCGCGGCTGTGGCGTAG